The following proteins are co-located in the Acidobacteriota bacterium genome:
- the bla gene encoding subclass B3 metallo-beta-lactamase, which translates to MRGEFMSSRVDQKVATWRCGASAMMALAILLASLCAGAGRAIAQDSRTELPEGKHSIKPFHIIGNIYYVGLNDNTSYLITSPQGHILLDMTYESGVPFIRKNIESLGFNIKDIKYLINAHAHTDHVGGLAQFKELTGGKVFAMAEDVPAISGGGRSDHRNKDGKEQWRPVKVDEALKDNQTVSLGGNALTAHLTPGHTKGCTTWTTTAEENGRKYSVVFVCSVGLSGIGVDTGVTLLNNPKYPAMAEDFAKSLKFLKSLPVEVFLASHGSFFSMAEKIERAEKGGGAQVWVDPAGYKTYLANAEKAYLAEIAAERTSSR; encoded by the coding sequence ATGAGAGGAGAGTTTATGTCTAGTCGAGTGGATCAGAAAGTTGCAACGTGGCGCTGTGGCGCCTCCGCCATGATGGCCCTGGCCATTCTGCTGGCCTCCCTTTGCGCGGGAGCAGGCAGAGCCATCGCCCAGGATTCCCGCACCGAGTTGCCCGAGGGCAAGCATTCCATCAAGCCGTTCCACATCATCGGCAACATCTATTACGTGGGCCTGAACGACAACACTTCGTATCTCATCACCTCGCCGCAGGGGCATATCCTGCTCGATATGACTTATGAATCAGGCGTGCCGTTTATCCGCAAGAACATTGAAAGCCTCGGCTTCAACATCAAGGACATCAAGTACCTCATCAACGCGCACGCGCACACCGATCACGTCGGGGGGCTGGCACAATTCAAGGAACTGACCGGCGGCAAGGTCTTCGCCATGGCCGAGGATGTCCCTGCCATCTCCGGCGGCGGCCGCAGCGACCATCGCAACAAGGACGGCAAGGAACAGTGGCGGCCCGTGAAAGTGGATGAAGCGTTGAAGGACAACCAGACTGTCAGCCTGGGCGGCAATGCGCTCACCGCGCACCTGACGCCGGGCCACACCAAGGGCTGCACCACATGGACCACTACGGCGGAAGAAAACGGCAGGAAGTATAGCGTGGTGTTCGTGTGCAGCGTGGGGCTTTCCGGCATCGGCGTCGACACGGGCGTTACCTTGCTGAACAATCCCAAGTATCCCGCCATGGCGGAGGACTTCGCCAAATCGTTGAAGTTCCTGAAGAGCCTGCCGGTGGAAGTGTTCCTGGCATCGCATGGCAGCTTCTTCAGCATGGCCGAGAAGATTGAGCGTGCCGAGAAGGGCGGCGGCGCGCAAGTGTGGGTGGACCCCGCAGGCTACAAGACCTATCTGGCCAACGCCGAAAAAGCGTACCTCGCTGAAATTGCAGCGGAACGCACCAGTTCCCGATAG
- a CDS encoding carboxypeptidase regulatory-like domain-containing protein: MRRVKVLVGLSAIWLLFSSVAFTQLTTGTISGTVSDQSGASVPDASVTIKNVDTGMSRATVTNAQGRYEASNLPIGRYEVGVGMTGFQTSVRTGIELTVGRHAVVNTALQVGEVAQSITVTGEAAYVETTTATVSNLVDEKRVEELPLNNRDLTQLAYLQPGVLRIPQFGESTPQGGMGEKI; encoded by the coding sequence ATGCGTCGGGTAAAAGTCCTTGTGGGGTTGTCCGCCATCTGGCTACTGTTCTCCTCCGTGGCGTTCACGCAGCTTACGACAGGCACAATCTCTGGAACGGTCAGTGATCAAAGCGGGGCTTCCGTGCCAGATGCCTCCGTGACCATCAAGAACGTCGACACTGGAATGTCCAGAGCGACTGTGACCAATGCGCAAGGACGTTACGAAGCATCGAATCTTCCCATTGGGAGATATGAAGTCGGCGTGGGCATGACCGGCTTCCAAACCAGCGTGCGCACGGGGATCGAGCTGACCGTGGGACGACATGCGGTAGTGAACACGGCGTTACAGGTTGGCGAAGTAGCCCAATCCATCACCGTTACCGGCGAAGCGGCCTACGTGGAGACGACGACAGCCACCGTATCCAATCTGGTGGACGAAAAGCGTGTGGAAGAACTTCCGCTGAATAATCGCGACTTGACGCAGCTTGCCTACCTGCAGCCGGGAGTCCTGCGCATCCCGCAGTTTGGGGAATCCACTCCTCAGGGCGGCATGGGCGAAAAAATTTAG
- a CDS encoding cupin domain-containing protein: MSLISQKFSALAVGIAVCISASVRLHAQQASETVNMKQYPLKFDKTLGAAAARIGEGGLKQMDVTIVEIPAGGQLALHRHLAEEMAYIISGQGYTAIWNQANGKKEKYIWKEGDYLSPTLNSWHQYFNTSTSLPSRILLITSAPLIKNLFKSEALLTSVDYSFQERWEKSVAQKPEYFGNVEEGADAVRMKVGQLLPDLPGRAMDERRKGVLGITITPEGDMAQNHIMEMEVREYLNSEENSPGHRHVWETVYFIVGGDGFAMLQRKDESERRLNWKAGDLFVVEANEYHLHRARSGGTARVVQVKASGYFHGVGLADDYLMQPGGWAPDKK; the protein is encoded by the coding sequence ATGAGTCTTATTTCGCAAAAATTTTCTGCGCTAGCCGTAGGCATCGCTGTATGCATATCAGCCTCAGTCCGGCTCCACGCGCAACAGGCGAGCGAGACTGTCAACATGAAGCAGTATCCGCTGAAGTTTGATAAAACGCTGGGAGCCGCAGCCGCGCGGATCGGTGAAGGGGGGCTCAAGCAGATGGACGTAACCATCGTGGAGATTCCCGCTGGCGGACAGCTCGCTTTGCATCGTCATCTCGCCGAGGAGATGGCTTACATCATTTCCGGACAGGGTTACACGGCGATTTGGAACCAAGCCAACGGAAAGAAAGAAAAGTACATTTGGAAGGAGGGCGACTATCTATCGCCAACTCTCAATTCCTGGCATCAGTATTTCAATACTTCCACCTCCCTGCCATCGCGCATACTCCTGATTACGTCAGCCCCTCTAATCAAGAATCTCTTCAAGAGCGAAGCGCTGCTCACTTCGGTGGACTACAGTTTTCAGGAGCGATGGGAAAAGTCGGTTGCTCAGAAACCTGAGTACTTCGGCAATGTGGAGGAGGGCGCCGATGCGGTGCGCATGAAGGTGGGCCAACTGCTGCCGGATTTGCCCGGTCGCGCGATGGACGAGCGCCGCAAAGGGGTTCTGGGGATCACCATTACGCCAGAAGGCGACATGGCACAGAATCACATTATGGAGATGGAAGTGCGGGAATATCTGAACTCCGAAGAGAATTCGCCGGGGCATCGCCATGTTTGGGAAACGGTATATTTTATTGTGGGCGGGGACGGCTTCGCCATGTTGCAACGCAAAGACGAATCGGAGCGCCGCTTGAATTGGAAGGCCGGTGACCTGTTCGTTGTCGAGGCCAATGAATATCATCTGCACAGGGCGCGCAGCGGCGGGACGGCCCGTGTAGTGCAGGTAAAAGCATCCGGCTATTTTCATGGCGTCGGACTGGCGGATGATTATCTGATGCAACCGGGTGGATGGGCTCCTGACAAAAAATAG
- a CDS encoding TonB-dependent receptor yields the protein MFSNTVARAVVLPRNAAALGCSSARRGFGVVRLLQILLILLPFLAGIAFGQATTARLSGQLTDESSAVLPGAQISVTNQETGISRVVTSDSQGRFVVPQLPPGPYQLRATLAGFDTLVRNGITLSIGQDASLPLQMRVGGVTEQVTVTEEAPLVNTTGSAVAGVVEEKRIEELPLNGRDFTKLALVQPGVVLARKTDDVGTKGYGTRISMAGSRVDQTAWFLDGTNIKGASIFGVPGSASGLVLGVDAVREFQVLTSNLSAEFGGTSGGVINMVSKSGTNVFHGSLYAYHRNDNFDARNFFDRDPANPLVRSNPPEFKRNQFGGSIGGPVKKDQTFFFGNYEGLRERLGQTRTANVPDQNARQGILPELTAPIAVAPAIRPFLDTYPLPNSTALGGGIALLISPASVVTNENYFIGRADHRLDENQNLFFRFTFDNGTRVSPDLIPVTNGAIFTRTRYTTIQYQRVFTSQFLATTRLAYNRSVNKTEQNLIATFPAATYLLSPELPSSISFTGGTGIGPQDDPIHNAHNLYQISEDMVYSRSSHSMKIGFDFQKLGMNYDGGNRAYGSFGWANLQDFLLDRTMQTITVGIPGSSATRTLRQRYFGVYLQDDWRVRSNLTLNLGIRYDPYTVPTEKWGRLATIRDWRTATRYETDIPFFENFSTKNFSPRAGFAWDVQGNGKTSLRGGLGMFFEPITGPHYRTQSFRNQPFFAQLLAPQGGLTTVVADVARVGPTLQTTRLTENSFIQLPEYQAKSPYEIKFNLSAERELMSGLFLGLGYVGGRAIHLWRLDSCNTIEPIIRDGRTFIVAGTPRPNPIAGRCAMNYSDAQSFYNGLHVELKKRFSQGFQFQTSYTWSKTIDDSTSGVVSTDYGEGGSSQPSNPKADRGLSALHVGQNFVVNGIYAVPSLRDSGWMRLLLGGWQISNVFSAASGIPFSAQSSGTNAPDLNRSNGRQRPELAAGRSNDDIVSGTSAGCTAPGGVVTIPAGTRLGTPDMYFDPCAFFLPPLGFYGNAGRNIMMGPGLLSFDLSLQKSLPMGGREATQLEFRADIFNLFNHANFGSPSEAVLNPTNRRYIAGSGLITKTTTSARQLQLGLRLTF from the coding sequence ATGTTCTCCAATACCGTTGCGCGAGCAGTAGTTCTACCAAGGAACGCGGCGGCACTCGGATGTTCGTCGGCACGCAGGGGTTTCGGCGTAGTCCGCCTGCTCCAGATTTTGCTGATACTGCTTCCGTTCCTCGCCGGCATCGCCTTCGGACAGGCGACGACGGCACGGCTCTCCGGACAGTTGACCGATGAATCCAGCGCGGTATTGCCTGGAGCGCAAATTTCCGTAACCAACCAGGAGACGGGCATCTCCCGCGTGGTTACGTCGGATAGTCAAGGTCGCTTCGTGGTACCCCAATTGCCGCCGGGTCCTTACCAACTGCGCGCGACGCTGGCCGGTTTCGACACGCTGGTCCGCAACGGCATCACCTTGTCGATTGGACAAGATGCCAGCCTGCCGTTGCAGATGCGCGTCGGTGGCGTTACGGAACAAGTGACCGTTACCGAAGAAGCCCCACTGGTGAACACCACCGGCAGCGCTGTAGCGGGCGTGGTGGAAGAAAAACGCATTGAGGAGTTGCCGCTCAATGGCCGCGACTTTACCAAGCTGGCCCTGGTCCAGCCCGGAGTGGTCCTGGCGCGCAAGACCGATGACGTGGGCACCAAAGGCTACGGTACGCGCATCTCCATGGCGGGTTCACGCGTGGACCAGACTGCGTGGTTCCTGGACGGCACCAACATCAAAGGAGCATCGATCTTTGGCGTGCCGGGCAGCGCTTCGGGACTGGTGCTGGGCGTGGATGCCGTGCGCGAATTCCAGGTACTCACCAGCAATTTGAGCGCTGAGTTCGGCGGCACCAGCGGCGGCGTCATCAACATGGTCAGCAAGTCGGGAACGAATGTTTTTCATGGCTCGCTTTACGCCTACCACCGCAATGATAATTTTGATGCGCGGAATTTCTTCGATCGCGACCCAGCCAACCCGCTGGTGCGCAGCAATCCTCCTGAATTCAAACGCAATCAATTTGGCGGTTCGATCGGCGGGCCGGTGAAAAAGGACCAAACCTTTTTCTTCGGCAATTACGAAGGCCTGCGCGAGCGATTGGGTCAAACGAGAACAGCAAATGTCCCCGATCAGAATGCGCGTCAAGGTATTTTGCCGGAATTGACCGCGCCCATTGCCGTAGCGCCGGCCATCCGTCCGTTTCTGGATACGTACCCGCTTCCCAACAGCACCGCTCTCGGCGGCGGCATCGCGCTATTGATCAGCCCCGCCTCCGTGGTTACCAATGAAAATTATTTCATCGGACGAGCGGATCATCGTCTGGATGAAAATCAAAATCTGTTTTTCCGCTTCACCTTTGACAATGGAACGCGCGTCAGCCCGGATCTCATACCCGTCACCAACGGGGCCATCTTCACGCGCACTCGCTACACCACCATTCAGTATCAGCGCGTCTTCACATCGCAGTTCCTGGCCACTACGCGGCTGGCGTACAATCGCTCCGTGAATAAGACGGAGCAGAATCTGATCGCCACCTTCCCCGCCGCCACCTACCTTCTGAGCCCTGAGCTGCCCTCCTCCATTTCGTTTACCGGCGGCACCGGGATTGGCCCACAGGATGACCCGATTCACAATGCTCATAACCTCTATCAAATTTCAGAAGACATGGTTTACTCCCGTTCCAGCCACTCGATGAAGATTGGATTTGATTTCCAAAAATTGGGGATGAACTACGACGGCGGCAACCGCGCCTACGGGTCGTTTGGCTGGGCCAACCTGCAGGATTTTCTGCTCGACCGCACCATGCAGACCATCACCGTGGGCATCCCCGGAAGCAGCGCCACGCGCACGCTACGGCAGCGCTATTTCGGCGTCTATTTGCAGGATGACTGGCGCGTGCGCTCGAATCTGACGCTGAATCTTGGCATTCGCTACGATCCCTACACCGTTCCCACGGAGAAGTGGGGGCGACTGGCCACCATCCGCGACTGGCGCACGGCGACGCGTTACGAGACGGATATCCCGTTCTTCGAGAATTTCTCCACCAAGAACTTCTCGCCGCGCGCGGGCTTCGCCTGGGATGTGCAGGGCAACGGCAAGACCTCACTTCGCGGCGGGCTGGGAATGTTCTTCGAGCCTATCACCGGGCCTCACTACCGCACACAATCGTTCCGCAATCAGCCGTTCTTCGCGCAGCTTCTGGCGCCGCAGGGCGGATTGACCACCGTTGTGGCCGACGTGGCCCGAGTCGGCCCCACGCTGCAAACGACGCGGCTGACTGAAAATTCGTTCATCCAGTTGCCCGAGTATCAGGCGAAATCTCCTTATGAGATCAAGTTCAACCTCAGCGCGGAACGCGAGCTGATGAGCGGTCTGTTCCTGGGCTTGGGCTATGTCGGGGGAAGAGCCATTCACCTGTGGCGGCTGGATTCCTGCAACACCATCGAGCCTATCATCCGGGACGGCCGGACTTTCATTGTCGCCGGTACTCCCAGGCCGAACCCCATCGCGGGCCGCTGCGCGATGAACTACTCGGACGCGCAGTCCTTCTACAATGGACTTCATGTGGAGCTGAAGAAACGCTTCAGCCAGGGCTTCCAGTTTCAAACTTCCTACACCTGGTCGAAGACCATTGATGATTCCACTAGCGGCGTGGTCTCCACCGACTACGGTGAGGGCGGCAGTTCGCAGCCCTCCAACCCCAAGGCCGACCGCGGCCTCTCCGCGCTGCACGTCGGGCAGAACTTCGTGGTCAACGGCATCTACGCGGTGCCGTCACTACGCGACTCAGGATGGATGCGGCTGCTGCTGGGCGGCTGGCAGATTTCCAATGTCTTCTCCGCTGCGTCGGGCATTCCCTTCTCCGCCCAATCGTCCGGCACCAACGCGCCGGATCTGAACCGGTCGAACGGAAGGCAGCGGCCAGAATTGGCTGCGGGCCGCAGCAATGACGATATCGTCAGTGGCACGTCCGCCGGCTGCACGGCACCGGGTGGCGTGGTTACCATTCCCGCTGGCACGCGGCTGGGAACCCCGGATATGTACTTTGATCCCTGCGCGTTTTTCCTGCCGCCGCTGGGATTCTACGGCAATGCGGGACGCAACATCATGATGGGACCCGGCCTGCTGAGTTTCGATCTTAGTCTGCAGAAGTCGCTGCCGATGGGCGGGCGGGAAGCCACTCAGTTGGAATTTCGCGCCGATATCTTCAATCTATTCAACCACGCCAACTTCGGCAGCCCCAGCGAGGCAGTGCTGAATCCCACCAACCGCAGGTACATCGCGGGCTCTGGACTTATTACTAAAACAACTACCTCCGCGCGACAGTTGCAACTGGGGTTGCGACTGACGTTTTGA